Proteins encoded together in one Vigna angularis cultivar LongXiaoDou No.4 chromosome 5, ASM1680809v1, whole genome shotgun sequence window:
- the LOC108324700 gene encoding uncharacterized protein LOC108324700: protein MEGAGKERKLQLQELEEIRLTAYENSKFYKEKTKKFHDQKLVTKKDFNIGQKVLLYKSRIGPMSGKLLSKWEGPFIVTQVFPYGAVEIKEESSDRIFKVNGHRLRIFNENQDMLNKTMDGVNLTTPTFLPP from the coding sequence ATGGAAGGGGCAGGGAAAGAAAGAAAGCTCCAACTGCAAGAGCTAGAGGAGATTAGGCTCACAGCCTATGAAAACTCCAAGTTTTACAAAGAGAAAACCAAGAAATTCCATGATCAAAAGCttgtgaccaaaaaggatttcaaTATAGGTCAAAAGGTGTTATTGTACAAGTCCAGGATAGGGCCTATGAGTGGTAAATTACTCTCCAAATGGGAAGGTCCATTCATTGTAACACAAGTGTTTCCCTATGGAGCAGTGGAGATCAAGGAAGAATCTTCTGATAGAATTTTCAAGGTTAATGGCCATCGTTTGcggatatttaatgaaaatcaagACATGCTGAACAAGACGATGGATGGAGTGAATTTGACCACTCCAacattccttccaccatga